The following are encoded in a window of Syngnathoides biaculeatus isolate LvHL_M chromosome 3, ASM1980259v1, whole genome shotgun sequence genomic DNA:
- the LOC133498657 gene encoding zinc finger protein 319-like isoform X1, whose amino-acid sequence MTEAWQQQHTVAPPSVVHTLPQTTDGLACTVYGVVLQPDSSLQQQQQQLGQQHVVQTQQASIQLGAERVHKCGACGHDISHLANPHEHQCMVTQDRSFQCTQCMKIFSQATDLLEHQCVQVEQKPFVCGVCKMGFSLLTSLAQHHNSHGNGNNPMKCSICEKTYRPGSGNVTPTSSAANPQQPSTGETSGGGAAMSASSPPAFEASAPDRPYKCSVCHKSFRHLSELTRHERVHTGEKPYKCDTCDKSFSQSSHLAHHQRTHSSERPYKCAVCEKSFKHRSHLVRHMYAHSGEHLFKCNLCEMHFKESSELLHHQCQPEGERPFRCGSCGKSFKRPSDLRQHERTHSEDRPFQCEECQMSFKQQYALVRHRRTHKNPADRPFKCNLCDKGFLQPSHLLYHQQVHGMESLFKCASCQKSFSQSGELLRHKCGGEVEKPYKCDVCGKGYKKNSTLQRHQNTHCTEKPLKCSLCDKRFVSSSEFVQHRCDPTREKPLKCPDCEKRFRYSSELQRHRRVHTGEKPFKCASCDKSFKQREHLAKHQSVHSRETQFKCVWCGERFVELAALQEHTVQHTAEGESFPEAPCIP is encoded by the coding sequence ATGACAGAGGCGTGGCAGCAGCAGCACACAGTGGCTCCACCTTCTGTAGTGCACACACTTCCCCAGACGACGGACGGTCTGGCTTGCACTGTATACGGTGTGGTCCTGCAACCAGATTCCtccctgcagcagcagcagcagcagctgggcCAGCAGCATGTTGTGCAAACTCAGCAGGCCTCCATACAGCTAGGGGCTGAAAGAGTGCACAAGTGTGGCGCCTGTGGACATGACATATCTCACCTGGCCAATCCCCATGAACACCAGTGCATGGTGACCCAAGACAGGTCTTTCCAGTGCACACAGTGCATGAAAATCTTCAGCCAAGCCACAGACCTCTTGGAGCATCAGTGTGTGCAGGTGGAGCAGAAGCCTTTTGTGTGTGGTGTTTGTAAGATGGGTTTCTCATTGCTGACATCCTTGGCCCAGCATCATAATTCCCATGGCAATGGAAACAACCCAATGAAGTGTTCAATTTGTGAGAAAACATACCGTCCCGGATCCGGAAATGTCACTCCTACCTCATCTGCGGCcaatcctcagcagccttccaCCGGAGAGACATCTGGTGGCGGCGCGGCGATGAGTGCCTCATCCCCACCTGCTTTTGAGGCCTCTGCACCAGATAGGCCGTACAAGTGCTCAGTGTGCCATAAGTCATTCCGGCATTTGTCCGAGCTAACCCGCCACGAAAGGGTACACACAGGTGAGAAGCCGTACAAATGTGATACATGCGATAAAAGCTTCAGCCAATCTTCCCACTTGGCTCATCACCAGCGCACACACAGCTCTGAACGTCCGTATAAATGTGCTGTGTGTGAGAAGAGCTTTAAGCATCGTTCTCACCTTGTGCGCCACATGTACGCCCATTCTGGTGAGCACCTATTCAAGTGCAACTTGTGTGAAATGCACTTTAAAGAGTCATCAGAGCTTCTGCACCATCAATGCCAGCCAGAAGGAGAAAGGCCTTTTCGATGTGGCTCGTGCGGCAAGAGCTTCAAACGGCCGTCGGACCTGCGGCAGCACGAACGCACTCATTCTGAGGATCGTCCGTTCCAATGTGAGGAGTGCCAGATGAGCTTCAAGCAGCAATATGCTCTCGTACGCCACCGTCGCACTCATAAAAATCCGGCTGACCGCCCTTTCAAGTGTAATCTCTGTGATAAAGGTTTTCTTCAGCCGTCACACCTGCTTTACCATCAGCAGGTGCATGGTATGGAAAGCTTGTTCAAATGTGCATCTTGCCAGAAGTCTTTTAGCCAATCTGGAGAACTGCTAAGGCACAAATGTGGAGGTGAAGTAGAGAAGCCGTACAAATGTGATGTGTGTGGCAAAGGTTACAAAAAGAACTCCACACTGCAGCGCCACCAAAACACTCACTGCACAGAGAAGCCACTGAAATGCTCTCTGTGTGACAAGCGCTTTGTGTCATCCTCAGAGTTTGTCCAGCACCGCTGTGACCCGACCCGCGAGAAACCGCTGAAATGTCCCGATTGTGAGAAACGCTTCAGGTACTCGTCCGAGCTGCAGCGCCATCGCCGGGTccacactggggagaaacctttcAAGTGCGCTAGCTGCGACAAGAGTTTCAAACAACGCGAGCACCTGGCCAAGCATCAAAGCGTTCACTCGCGAGAAACACAGTTTAAATGCGTGTGGTGTGGTGAGCGTTTTGTCGAACTGGCTGCTCTGCAGGAACACACGGTCCAGCACACTGCTGAAGGAGAGAGTTTCCCGGAAGCGCCCTGTATCCCGTAA
- the LOC133498657 gene encoding zinc finger protein 319-like isoform X3, which produces MTEAWQQQHTVAPPSVVHTLPQTTDGLACTVYGVVLQPDSSLQQQQQQLGQQHVVQTQQASIQLGAERVHKCGACGHDISHLANPHEHQCMVTQDRSFQCTQCMKIFSQATDLLEHQCVQVEQKPFVCGVCKMGFSLLTSLAQHHNSHGNGNNPMKCSICEKTYRPGSGNVTPTSSAANPQQPSTGETSGGGAAMSASSPPAFEASAPDRPYKCSVCHKSFRHLSELTRHERVHTEFVQHRCDPTREKPLKCPDCEKRFRYSSELQRHRRVHTGEKPFKCASCDKSFKQREHLAKHQSVHSRETQFKCVWCGERFVELAALQEHTVQHTAEGESFPEAPCIP; this is translated from the exons ATGACAGAGGCGTGGCAGCAGCAGCACACAGTGGCTCCACCTTCTGTAGTGCACACACTTCCCCAGACGACGGACGGTCTGGCTTGCACTGTATACGGTGTGGTCCTGCAACCAGATTCCtccctgcagcagcagcagcagcagctgggcCAGCAGCATGTTGTGCAAACTCAGCAGGCCTCCATACAGCTAGGGGCTGAAAGAGTGCACAAGTGTGGCGCCTGTGGACATGACATATCTCACCTGGCCAATCCCCATGAACACCAGTGCATGGTGACCCAAGACAGGTCTTTCCAGTGCACACAGTGCATGAAAATCTTCAGCCAAGCCACAGACCTCTTGGAGCATCAGTGTGTGCAGGTGGAGCAGAAGCCTTTTGTGTGTGGTGTTTGTAAGATGGGTTTCTCATTGCTGACATCCTTGGCCCAGCATCATAATTCCCATGGCAATGGAAACAACCCAATGAAGTGTTCAATTTGTGAGAAAACATACCGTCCCGGATCCGGAAATGTCACTCCTACCTCATCTGCGGCcaatcctcagcagccttccaCCGGAGAGACATCTGGTGGCGGCGCGGCGATGAGTGCCTCATCCCCACCTGCTTTTGAGGCCTCTGCACCAGATAGGCCGTACAAGTGCTCAGTGTGCCATAAGTCATTCCGGCATTTGTCCGAGCTAACCCGCCACGAAAGGGTACACACAG AGTTTGTCCAGCACCGCTGTGACCCGACCCGCGAGAAACCGCTGAAATGTCCCGATTGTGAGAAACGCTTCAGGTACTCGTCCGAGCTGCAGCGCCATCGCCGGGTccacactggggagaaacctttcAAGTGCGCTAGCTGCGACAAGAGTTTCAAACAACGCGAGCACCTGGCCAAGCATCAAAGCGTTCACTCGCGAGAAACACAGTTTAAATGCGTGTGGTGTGGTGAGCGTTTTGTCGAACTGGCTGCTCTGCAGGAACACACGGTCCAGCACACTGCTGAAGGAGAGAGTTTCCCGGAAGCGCCCTGTATCCCGTAA
- the LOC133498657 gene encoding zinc finger protein 319-like isoform X2 — MTEAWQQQHTVAPPSVVHTLPQTTDGLACTVYGVVLQPDSSLQQQQQQLGQQHVVQTQQASIQLGAERVHKCGACGHDISHLANPHEHQCMVTQDRSFQCTQCMKIFSQATDLLEHQCVQVEQKPFVCGVCKMGFSLLTSLAQHHNSHGNGNNPMKCSICEKTYRPGSGNVTPTSSAANPQQPSTGETSGGGAAMSASSPPAFEASAPDRPYKCSVCHKSFRHLSELTRHERVHTESSELLHHQCQPEGERPFRCGSCGKSFKRPSDLRQHERTHSEDRPFQCEECQMSFKQQYALVRHRRTHKNPADRPFKCNLCDKGFLQPSHLLYHQQVHGMESLFKCASCQKSFSQSGELLRHKCGGEVEKPYKCDVCGKGYKKNSTLQRHQNTHCTEKPLKCSLCDKRFVSSSEFVQHRCDPTREKPLKCPDCEKRFRYSSELQRHRRVHTGEKPFKCASCDKSFKQREHLAKHQSVHSRETQFKCVWCGERFVELAALQEHTVQHTAEGESFPEAPCIP, encoded by the exons ATGACAGAGGCGTGGCAGCAGCAGCACACAGTGGCTCCACCTTCTGTAGTGCACACACTTCCCCAGACGACGGACGGTCTGGCTTGCACTGTATACGGTGTGGTCCTGCAACCAGATTCCtccctgcagcagcagcagcagcagctgggcCAGCAGCATGTTGTGCAAACTCAGCAGGCCTCCATACAGCTAGGGGCTGAAAGAGTGCACAAGTGTGGCGCCTGTGGACATGACATATCTCACCTGGCCAATCCCCATGAACACCAGTGCATGGTGACCCAAGACAGGTCTTTCCAGTGCACACAGTGCATGAAAATCTTCAGCCAAGCCACAGACCTCTTGGAGCATCAGTGTGTGCAGGTGGAGCAGAAGCCTTTTGTGTGTGGTGTTTGTAAGATGGGTTTCTCATTGCTGACATCCTTGGCCCAGCATCATAATTCCCATGGCAATGGAAACAACCCAATGAAGTGTTCAATTTGTGAGAAAACATACCGTCCCGGATCCGGAAATGTCACTCCTACCTCATCTGCGGCcaatcctcagcagccttccaCCGGAGAGACATCTGGTGGCGGCGCGGCGATGAGTGCCTCATCCCCACCTGCTTTTGAGGCCTCTGCACCAGATAGGCCGTACAAGTGCTCAGTGTGCCATAAGTCATTCCGGCATTTGTCCGAGCTAACCCGCCACGAAAGGGTACACACAG AGTCATCAGAGCTTCTGCACCATCAATGCCAGCCAGAAGGAGAAAGGCCTTTTCGATGTGGCTCGTGCGGCAAGAGCTTCAAACGGCCGTCGGACCTGCGGCAGCACGAACGCACTCATTCTGAGGATCGTCCGTTCCAATGTGAGGAGTGCCAGATGAGCTTCAAGCAGCAATATGCTCTCGTACGCCACCGTCGCACTCATAAAAATCCGGCTGACCGCCCTTTCAAGTGTAATCTCTGTGATAAAGGTTTTCTTCAGCCGTCACACCTGCTTTACCATCAGCAGGTGCATGGTATGGAAAGCTTGTTCAAATGTGCATCTTGCCAGAAGTCTTTTAGCCAATCTGGAGAACTGCTAAGGCACAAATGTGGAGGTGAAGTAGAGAAGCCGTACAAATGTGATGTGTGTGGCAAAGGTTACAAAAAGAACTCCACACTGCAGCGCCACCAAAACACTCACTGCACAGAGAAGCCACTGAAATGCTCTCTGTGTGACAAGCGCTTTGTGTCATCCTCAGAGTTTGTCCAGCACCGCTGTGACCCGACCCGCGAGAAACCGCTGAAATGTCCCGATTGTGAGAAACGCTTCAGGTACTCGTCCGAGCTGCAGCGCCATCGCCGGGTccacactggggagaaacctttcAAGTGCGCTAGCTGCGACAAGAGTTTCAAACAACGCGAGCACCTGGCCAAGCATCAAAGCGTTCACTCGCGAGAAACACAGTTTAAATGCGTGTGGTGTGGTGAGCGTTTTGTCGAACTGGCTGCTCTGCAGGAACACACGGTCCAGCACACTGCTGAAGGAGAGAGTTTCCCGGAAGCGCCCTGTATCCCGTAA